The proteins below are encoded in one region of Methanosarcina barkeri 3:
- a CDS encoding methanogenesis marker 8 protein, protein MPHIMELLGKTRVVVKDGKVIEVGEPEIEWCPLFAKIRGIKKITPEEVKKNMEFRISDFGMFTDKRRLELEDFVGFGASEVMMTGLSRGLLDTTVTACEGAGTVISNNPTLVQGMGGRMSGLVETEPINAIINGIQERGGIVLDPSTAKMDPVAGVKKAAELGYKKIAVTAAFAETAKELRKLEAELGLDLIVIGVHVTGLNREEAESLVENSDIVTSCASKPIRDIVKPLAQVGTAVPLFALTQKGKELVIERAKDIQSPILINTMALPVLPDHKQPKELK, encoded by the coding sequence ATGCCTCATATAATGGAATTGCTTGGAAAAACGAGAGTCGTCGTAAAAGACGGAAAGGTTATCGAAGTCGGAGAGCCTGAAATCGAATGGTGCCCTCTCTTTGCCAAAATCCGTGGGATCAAGAAAATCACCCCTGAAGAAGTCAAGAAGAATATGGAATTCAGGATCAGCGACTTCGGAATGTTTACTGACAAACGCAGGTTGGAACTCGAGGACTTTGTGGGTTTCGGAGCATCGGAAGTCATGATGACAGGCCTGAGCAGGGGTTTGCTTGACACAACCGTTACTGCCTGTGAAGGTGCAGGCACTGTAATTTCCAATAACCCTACTCTCGTCCAGGGCATGGGCGGCAGGATGTCAGGCCTTGTTGAAACCGAACCAATCAATGCTATCATAAACGGTATCCAGGAACGCGGCGGAATTGTGCTTGACCCTTCAACTGCAAAAATGGACCCTGTTGCAGGCGTTAAAAAGGCAGCAGAACTCGGGTACAAAAAGATTGCAGTAACAGCAGCTTTCGCTGAAACCGCAAAAGAGTTAAGAAAACTTGAAGCCGAGCTTGGACTTGATTTGATAGTAATTGGTGTACATGTAACAGGTTTAAACAGGGAAGAAGCAGAGAGCCTTGTTGAAAATTCAGATATTGTGACCAGCTGTGCTTCAAAGCCTATCAGAGACATTGTAAAGCCTCTTGCCCAGGTAGGAACTGCAGTTCCGCTTTTTGCCCTTACTCAGAAAGGAAAGGAACTTGTGATCGAGAGGGCAAAGGATATTCAGAGCCCAATTCTGATCAATACCATGGCTCTGCCTGTGCTGCCTGATCACAAACAGCCAAAAGAACTGAAGTAA
- a CDS encoding DUF2284 domain-containing protein, which translates to MPSTDIKPEEFDFLVKKAMELEAIDAKIIPTYNVFVEKRVVLKCRGCIGYGKKLTCPPHVPTVDEFREILKEYSYAMLVKFRSPAVADEEIAKAPYKTWLDPAEPVETREKAAKFWEEYFDYSKKMAFAMLELEKTAFNEGFTFAVAFVNGSCRLCEKCNVEKGICIHSNMARIPEHAVGINMKKTAAESGMPLEFPIKGQPEPMSILFID; encoded by the coding sequence TTGCCATCAACAGACATAAAACCCGAGGAATTTGACTTTCTTGTGAAAAAAGCTATGGAACTGGAAGCAATTGACGCAAAGATAATTCCCACTTACAATGTCTTTGTAGAAAAAAGAGTGGTTTTAAAATGCAGGGGCTGTATAGGATACGGAAAAAAACTGACATGTCCACCGCATGTTCCCACTGTTGACGAGTTTCGGGAAATCCTCAAAGAATACAGTTATGCTATGCTTGTCAAGTTCAGGTCGCCTGCAGTTGCAGATGAAGAAATTGCAAAAGCTCCTTACAAAACCTGGCTTGACCCGGCAGAGCCTGTGGAAACAAGGGAAAAAGCCGCTAAGTTCTGGGAAGAATATTTTGACTATAGCAAGAAAATGGCGTTTGCAATGCTGGAGCTTGAGAAAACAGCTTTTAATGAAGGTTTTACTTTTGCTGTCGCATTTGTTAACGGTTCGTGCAGGCTATGTGAAAAATGTAATGTGGAAAAGGGAATCTGTATCCATTCAAATATGGCAAGAATTCCGGAACATGCTGTCGGGATCAATATGAAGAAAACGGCTGCGGAATCAGGTATGCCTCTGGAATTTCCTATAAAAGGGCAGCCTGAACCAATGTCCATCCTGTTTATTGACTGA
- a CDS encoding NmrA family NAD(P)-binding protein, whose protein sequence is MNIILGATGQIGSMLAENLLKKGQPVRAVIRDSSKVQELKNKGAEVVIADYFDAETLKRAFQGGSSVFLLTPENPECKNCLKEIQMIINNYREAVFSSGITKIVGLSSMGAQHEAGTGNLMASYMLEHAFSDLEIEQIFVRPAYYFSNWLGYLELVQENGILPTFFPPEMELPMIAPPDVAKFLAEVMTCKNPQERIYEIMGPRDYNSLDIAKIFREILNRNVTLQQILPEEWESTLTQAGFSKDAADNLILMTKTVIEGKIKNDAFNPIRFSTGFKTYLKNIV, encoded by the coding sequence ATGAATATAATATTAGGAGCAACAGGCCAGATAGGTTCGATGCTTGCAGAGAATCTTTTAAAGAAAGGTCAACCGGTAAGAGCCGTTATTCGGGATAGTTCTAAAGTACAGGAGTTAAAAAATAAAGGTGCTGAAGTTGTTATTGCAGACTATTTTGATGCAGAAACCTTAAAAAGAGCCTTTCAGGGAGGAAGTTCAGTTTTCCTGCTAACTCCTGAAAATCCGGAATGTAAAAATTGCTTAAAAGAAATCCAGATGATTATAAACAATTATAGAGAGGCTGTTTTTTCATCCGGAATCACTAAAATTGTTGGTTTATCTTCCATGGGGGCACAGCACGAAGCAGGAACTGGGAATCTGATGGCGTCTTACATGCTGGAACACGCCTTTTCCGATCTTGAAATTGAACAGATTTTTGTTCGGCCTGCTTACTATTTCAGTAACTGGCTTGGATATTTAGAATTAGTTCAGGAGAACGGCATACTGCCAACTTTTTTTCCACCTGAAATGGAGTTGCCAATGATAGCTCCACCTGATGTTGCAAAATTCTTAGCTGAGGTAATGACCTGTAAAAATCCACAGGAAAGAATATACGAAATAATGGGCCCCCGTGATTACAATTCTCTAGATATAGCAAAAATATTTAGAGAAATATTAAACAGAAACGTAACTTTGCAGCAAATATTACCTGAAGAATGGGAGAGTACGTTAACACAGGCCGGGTTTTCAAAAGACGCAGCAGATAATCTTATTCTTATGACAAAAACAGTTATTGAAGGAAAAATTAAAAATGATGCATTTAATCCCATTCGTTTTTCTACGGGTTTCAAAACTTATTTGAAAAATATTGTATAA
- the thiE gene encoding thiamine phosphate synthase codes for MNQKGFSRKSSLLKEIDFYLVTDSGLSKKGTLSDVREAVESGCRIVQYREKDKSTKEMVEEASEIKRICSTRAILLVNDRIDVALAVDADGVHIGQDDMPVEIARKLLGDKIIGLSVNDREEAVLAEKLGADYIGLGPIFDTATKKDAGDGIGPLKIREVKDAVKIPVVAIGGINKENCESIIQNGADSLVAISAVVCSDDVKRETEYFIDMIRRTKKHKKE; via the coding sequence ATGAACCAGAAAGGCTTCAGCCGGAAAAGTTCCCTTCTGAAAGAAATCGATTTCTACCTCGTGACAGATTCCGGACTTTCAAAGAAAGGGACTTTATCCGATGTAAGGGAGGCAGTCGAGTCAGGCTGCAGGATTGTTCAGTACCGGGAAAAGGATAAAAGTACGAAAGAGATGGTCGAAGAAGCTTCAGAAATTAAAAGGATTTGCAGCACCAGGGCAATACTTCTGGTAAATGACAGGATTGATGTTGCTTTAGCGGTTGATGCGGACGGAGTCCATATAGGCCAGGACGATATGCCTGTTGAAATAGCAAGAAAGCTCCTTGGTGATAAGATAATCGGCCTTAGTGTAAATGACAGGGAGGAAGCAGTCCTTGCGGAAAAATTAGGGGCTGACTACATAGGTCTTGGTCCAATATTTGATACTGCCACGAAAAAAGATGCAGGGGACGGAATCGGCCCTCTCAAAATAAGAGAAGTTAAAGATGCAGTAAAGATTCCTGTAGTTGCTATTGGCGGGATAAATAAAGAAAACTGCGAAAGTATTATTCAAAACGGAGCTGACAGCCTGGTAGCAATTTCTGCAGTTGTATGTAGTGACGATGTAAAAAGAGAAACTGAGTACTTTATTGATATGATTCGAAGAACGAAAAAGCATAAGAAGGAGTGA
- the thiM gene encoding hydroxyethylthiazole kinase: protein MNNPLKTVRETKPLIHHITNWVTIYDCANMTRAFGALPVMAHAPEECAEMTGISSALVLNIGTLTSEIIDSMLISAAAANKKKIPVVLDAVGVGATKFRDEMAAKILDSVRIDIIKGNYSEIAKLAGESAETKGVEATSINADPAKIAKQFAKLRSSVIVMTGKEDIISDGKKVFIVKNGHELMGSIVGTGCMAASVIGLFASVNPDYCEASREALCYFGVVGELAARKSNGPGSFKINLYDEVFNLSDEKVKSMMNFEEQ from the coding sequence ATGAACAACCCATTAAAAACAGTAAGAGAAACAAAACCACTCATACATCATATAACGAACTGGGTAACTATCTACGACTGCGCAAATATGACAAGAGCTTTTGGCGCGCTGCCTGTAATGGCACATGCCCCTGAGGAATGTGCTGAGATGACAGGGATTTCATCGGCTCTTGTACTTAATATAGGAACCCTGACCTCGGAAATCATTGATTCCATGCTTATCTCTGCTGCCGCTGCAAACAAAAAGAAAATTCCGGTCGTGCTTGATGCCGTAGGGGTCGGAGCTACGAAGTTCAGGGATGAAATGGCTGCAAAAATCCTTGACTCTGTCCGTATCGATATCATAAAAGGCAATTACTCGGAAATTGCAAAGCTGGCAGGCGAAAGCGCTGAAACTAAAGGGGTTGAGGCAACTTCAATTAATGCGGACCCTGCAAAGATTGCGAAGCAATTTGCAAAACTAAGATCCTCAGTTATCGTGATGACAGGAAAAGAAGATATTATAAGTGATGGAAAGAAGGTTTTTATTGTTAAGAACGGGCATGAGCTTATGGGGTCGATTGTCGGAACAGGATGTATGGCTGCATCTGTAATAGGTTTGTTTGCTTCAGTTAATCCGGATTATTGCGAAGCGTCCAGAGAAGCTCTATGTTACTTTGGAGTTGTAGGAGAACTTGCAGCCAGGAAATCAAACGGGCCAGGAAGTTTCAAGATTAACCTGTATGATGAAGTATTCAATTTATCGGATGAAAAAGTAAAAAGTATGATGAACTTTGAAGAACAGTAA
- a CDS encoding MarR family transcriptional regulator — translation MPGKIENQYKTLGLSKMNLRLYIICIAAVLALLAGPALADSTATVHGTAYRWDTFEPLDNAVVEVNSTPSQSMVAKYGVYSFNLMPGDYNITANYYENSSIKYSANENITVKDQGKYLLDLLLLPVYSEELMSDSELNGLSENQNRTAKSASNTTDSLTDISTSPTASKGNSSSMYLANQNIIGNINLNYLLIAVILLLILLAAGYRVSRKNKKIEEYQPFKSAHKISGMGADEKGHTTGDFFKPVKVPEISVEVYDERVGVPHESLEPELKWDSQVQESRTKSFETSPLIEPIADPAKEPVKESITESLQEPVKESVKEPVNEHVKPIVTELSPGIPEPKVQEDFGGIKADSQENEIKLLESDPQKKKQGVPSEEAENKPAESSETETPLSRKKLPLPADLQEVMDIIRGQGGRITQKDLRSKLKYSEGKVSLMLADLERRELIEKFKRGRGNVVILRDEER, via the coding sequence ATGCCTGGAAAAATAGAAAATCAATATAAAACTCTGGGTCTATCGAAGATGAATTTAAGGCTGTATATTATTTGTATCGCTGCCGTACTTGCTTTATTAGCAGGACCTGCTTTAGCAGATAGTACGGCCACAGTTCATGGGACGGCATACAGATGGGATACCTTCGAGCCTCTAGATAATGCAGTGGTCGAGGTAAATTCTACTCCCTCACAGTCCATGGTAGCAAAATATGGTGTGTATTCGTTTAATCTGATGCCCGGAGATTATAATATTACAGCTAATTACTATGAGAACAGCAGTATTAAATATTCTGCAAATGAGAATATTACAGTTAAAGATCAAGGAAAATATTTACTGGATCTCCTGCTCCTTCCGGTTTATTCGGAAGAACTCATGAGCGATTCCGAACTAAACGGCCTTTCCGAAAACCAGAACAGAACTGCAAAAAGCGCCTCTAACACAACAGATTCGCTAACAGACATATCCACAAGTCCGACGGCAAGCAAAGGTAATTCTAGCAGCATGTATCTGGCCAATCAAAACATCATTGGCAATATAAATTTAAACTATCTGTTAATAGCAGTCATTTTACTTCTTATCCTGCTTGCAGCAGGCTACCGAGTTTCCAGAAAGAATAAAAAAATAGAGGAATATCAGCCTTTTAAAAGTGCACATAAAATCTCAGGTATGGGAGCAGATGAAAAAGGACATACTACAGGAGACTTTTTCAAACCAGTTAAGGTGCCCGAAATTTCGGTAGAAGTCTATGATGAAAGAGTAGGAGTTCCTCATGAGAGCTTAGAACCCGAGCTAAAATGGGATTCTCAGGTACAGGAATCTAGGACAAAGTCCTTTGAAACTTCGCCTTTAATAGAACCAATAGCAGATCCTGCGAAAGAGCCTGTAAAAGAATCGATAACGGAATCTCTGCAGGAGCCTGTAAAAGAATCAGTAAAAGAACCTGTTAATGAACATGTAAAGCCGATAGTAACAGAATTATCACCTGGAATCCCGGAACCGAAAGTTCAGGAGGACTTTGGAGGAATTAAAGCGGATTCTCAGGAAAATGAAATAAAACTACTTGAATCTGATCCGCAAAAAAAGAAACAGGGAGTCCCCTCTGAAGAAGCTGAGAATAAACCTGCAGAGAGTTCTGAAACTGAAACTCCTCTTTCCAGGAAGAAGCTCCCGCTTCCAGCAGACCTCCAGGAGGTCATGGATATAATTCGAGGCCAGGGAGGCAGGATCACACAGAAAGATTTACGCAGTAAGCTGAAATATTCCGAAGGAAAGGTTAGCCTCATGCTTGCAGACCTGGAAAGAAGAGAACTGATCGAGAAGTTCAAGCGGGGACGTGGGAATGTTGTTATCCTGAGAGATGAGGAGCGCTGA
- a CDS encoding NADH:flavin oxidoreductase, whose translation MTEITDELVIRGNHIKNRIVMPPMVTFSFHGDNGSYYGKQHIEHYTKRAKGGAGLIIVQATSVFGAVDSTGMWSAGDISALKQIASNCHEYSVIVMMQLHCGNFDINELSAEDVHSMQRNMKQAAIRACEMDFDGVEYHFAHGYTLCKFLDASYNHRTDQYGGDALNRARVLTQVLPEIRNNTHKNFIVSIRMGEYLPESKDGIEAAKTFEKAGIDLLHISFGMQPPTNPVPDGFICSPITYSGCKIKKEVKIPVIAVNEIRTEEQVRFLIENDYVDFAAVGRGMLVDPDFANHVINGAPVNTCLGCERCFWFTDSTLCPAENKK comes from the coding sequence ATGACTGAGATAACAGACGAACTAGTAATTCGTGGAAATCACATTAAAAATCGAATTGTGATGCCTCCTATGGTTACTTTTTCTTTCCACGGAGACAATGGATCTTACTATGGCAAGCAGCACATTGAGCACTATACAAAGCGTGCAAAAGGTGGTGCCGGCCTTATTATCGTGCAAGCGACCAGTGTTTTTGGGGCTGTAGATTCAACAGGTATGTGGTCAGCAGGTGATATCTCAGCTTTAAAGCAAATTGCAAGCAATTGCCATGAGTATAGTGTAATAGTAATGATGCAGCTTCATTGTGGTAATTTTGATATTAACGAGTTGTCAGCCGAAGACGTTCACTCAATGCAGAGAAATATGAAGCAGGCAGCCATTCGCGCCTGTGAGATGGATTTTGACGGCGTTGAGTATCATTTTGCCCACGGATATACCTTATGCAAATTTCTTGATGCTTCTTACAACCACCGAACAGACCAGTACGGAGGTGACGCCCTAAACAGGGCAAGGGTTTTAACACAAGTTCTACCGGAGATTCGAAACAATACTCATAAAAATTTTATTGTCAGCATACGCATGGGCGAGTATCTGCCTGAAAGTAAGGACGGCATTGAAGCAGCCAAAACCTTTGAGAAAGCGGGTATTGATTTATTGCATATTTCATTTGGCATGCAGCCTCCAACAAACCCGGTTCCCGATGGTTTCATATGCAGTCCTATAACCTATAGCGGCTGTAAGATCAAAAAAGAAGTAAAAATTCCGGTTATTGCAGTCAATGAAATCCGCACTGAAGAACAGGTGCGGTTCTTAATTGAAAATGATTATGTGGATTTTGCTGCTGTTGGCAGGGGTATGTTAGTTGACCCTGATTTTGCCAATCATGTGATAAATGGAGCACCTGTAAATACGTGCTTGGGATGTGAGAGGTGTTTCTGGTTTACTGATAGTACGCTTTGTCCGGCAGAAAATAAAAAATAA
- a CDS encoding response regulator, with product MARVMIVENAEFMRIAIRDTLFKHGHEVVAEVTDDEEVIEKYLEIKPDLVLMDIMLPDNVPDNMNWKKLLNKFLIIDQKAKMAMFSSLGQQILITESLKIGAMGFMVNPFEPGMLKIIRIIAEPN from the coding sequence ATGGCACGGGTTATGATTGTAGAAAACGCCGAATTTATGAGAATAGCAATCCGGGATACGCTTTTTAAGCACGGGCATGAAGTGGTTGCTGAAGTAACTGATGACGAGGAAGTCATTGAAAAATATCTGGAGATAAAACCGGATCTCGTGTTAATGGACATAATGCTGCCGGATAACGTGCCAGACAACATGAATTGGAAAAAATTGCTGAACAAGTTTCTTATTATAGACCAAAAAGCAAAAATGGCAATGTTTTCATCTCTTGGCCAGCAGATCCTGATAACGGAATCTCTAAAGATAGGCGCTATGGGCTTTATGGTAAACCCTTTTGAACCCGGGATGCTGAAAATAATTAGAATAATTGCCGAGCCAAACTAA